Proteins from one Nakamurella multipartita DSM 44233 genomic window:
- a CDS encoding ABC transporter ATP-binding protein: MSSEQAHGAILQVHDAGVRYRRGWALRHCELELSAGSITALVGPNGAGKSTLMLAAAGLLELTEGRIDVLGAPAGTSPGHPELSYLGQARPLYRQFTVDTMLELARHLNTSWDGPLADRLCEEARLDRGARVRTLSGGQRTRLALAIVLARRPTLVLLDEPLAELDPLARLEVAQTLLAQAADSGLTVLMSSHVLSEIEDACDHLALLTGGRITLHAPIEHLVQRHRLLTGPDDDETTLATLRPAAVEIRRSVRQVTVLLDGRPAVVPEGWTEAEPTLEEVVIARLRAAADHREAA; the protein is encoded by the coding sequence ATGAGCAGTGAACAGGCACACGGGGCGATCCTGCAGGTCCACGACGCCGGTGTGCGATACCGCCGGGGCTGGGCGTTGCGGCACTGCGAGCTGGAACTGTCGGCGGGCTCCATCACCGCCCTGGTCGGCCCCAACGGCGCCGGCAAGAGCACGCTCATGCTCGCCGCGGCCGGGTTGCTGGAACTGACCGAAGGCCGGATCGACGTCCTCGGCGCGCCCGCCGGCACGTCGCCCGGTCATCCCGAGCTGAGTTATCTGGGCCAGGCCCGGCCGTTGTACCGGCAGTTCACGGTGGACACCATGCTGGAGCTGGCCCGTCACCTCAACACCAGCTGGGACGGCCCGCTCGCCGATCGGCTGTGCGAGGAGGCCCGCCTGGACCGGGGCGCTCGGGTGCGCACGCTGTCCGGCGGGCAACGCACCCGTTTGGCCCTGGCCATCGTGCTGGCCCGCCGGCCGACCCTGGTGCTGCTGGACGAGCCGTTGGCCGAGCTCGACCCGCTGGCCCGGCTGGAGGTCGCCCAGACGTTGCTCGCGCAGGCCGCCGACAGCGGGCTGACCGTGCTGATGTCCTCCCACGTGCTCAGCGAGATCGAGGACGCCTGCGATCATCTCGCCCTGCTCACCGGCGGCCGGATCACCCTGCACGCGCCGATCGAGCACCTGGTGCAACGGCACCGGCTGCTCACCGGCCCGGACGACGACGAGACCACCTTGGCCACATTGCGGCCGGCGGCGGTCGAGATCCGGCGCAGCGTACGGCAGGTCACCGTCCTGCTGGACGGGCGCCCGGCCGTGGTCCCCGAGGGGTGGACCGAGGCCGAACCCACGCTCGAGGAAGTGGTGATCGCCCGACTGCGGGCGGCCGCCGACCACCGGGAGGCAGCATGA
- a CDS encoding ABC transporter permease — protein sequence MNTTSIAPARPLAGRAPGGMWWVAWRQHRTLVLSGLGLMLVVAVAMVVFRLIYDARPPGGSQYADDNRFWLWLRLSLVVLPVGLGALGGTMVVGPERERGTTLFAFSQGVGRFRWYWTKCAVVVAPLTVGVLALGLLAQWVVTAPGLEPWSPFAVPDFQTNGTVPAILTLIAFGVGVPAGALLRSLAAALTLAFVLATVVTAALGYGAYVDLAPHDRVVTPVAQAYGVLPEGGYQVGYGYLDAAGRTVPVPSCPFDVGPSGSQADGDAAWQRCLTGAGVVASYVEYVAADRRTQVTLSLAGLGTVIAAAGFTLGWWRVRRRSL from the coding sequence ATGAACACCACGTCGATCGCGCCGGCCCGCCCCCTCGCCGGTCGGGCTCCCGGCGGCATGTGGTGGGTGGCCTGGCGACAGCACCGCACCCTCGTGCTGTCCGGCCTGGGCCTGATGCTGGTGGTGGCGGTCGCGATGGTGGTCTTCCGCCTGATCTACGACGCTCGGCCGCCCGGCGGGTCCCAGTATGCCGACGACAATCGGTTCTGGCTCTGGTTGCGGCTGTCCCTGGTGGTGCTGCCGGTCGGGTTGGGTGCCCTGGGCGGGACGATGGTCGTCGGTCCCGAGCGGGAGCGGGGGACCACGCTCTTCGCATTCAGTCAGGGGGTCGGCCGGTTCCGCTGGTACTGGACAAAGTGCGCTGTGGTGGTCGCCCCGCTGACCGTGGGCGTGCTGGCCCTGGGCCTGCTCGCCCAGTGGGTGGTCACCGCGCCCGGGCTGGAGCCATGGAGCCCCTTCGCAGTCCCCGACTTTCAGACCAACGGCACCGTGCCGGCCATCCTCACCCTGATCGCCTTCGGCGTCGGCGTGCCGGCCGGCGCCCTGCTCCGTTCGCTGGCCGCCGCGCTGACCCTGGCGTTCGTCCTGGCCACGGTGGTCACCGCGGCGCTGGGCTACGGCGCCTACGTCGACCTGGCCCCGCACGACCGCGTCGTCACGCCGGTGGCCCAGGCGTACGGGGTGCTGCCGGAGGGCGGCTACCAGGTCGGCTATGGCTACCTGGACGCCGCCGGCCGGACGGTGCCGGTCCCGTCGTGCCCGTTCGACGTGGGGCCGTCGGGGAGTCAGGCCGATGGTGACGCGGCCTGGCAGCGGTGCCTGACCGGCGCGGGCGTCGTGGCGTCGTACGTCGAGTACGTCGCGGCCGATCGGCGCACCCAGGTGACCCTGAGCCTGGCCGGCCTCGGCACGGTGATCGCAGCCGCCGGATTCACGCTGGGTTGGTGGCGGGTCCGGCGCCGGTCGCTGTGA
- a CDS encoding DUF3097 domain-containing protein codes for MTRSYRDPLTPRPPRVIPELPATGEVVAEDPLSGFCGLVVACTNSAVTLEDRHGKRRNFPLTVGAFLVDGQQVTLVRPKAAPAAPARTASGSRAVAGLRARTARASRIWVEGVHDAALVERVWGHDLRVEGIVVEPLDGLDNLPDAVAEFGPGPGRRVGVLADHLVPGSKESRIAATVQSGPASRFVLVTGHPYIDIWQAVRPSAVGIAAWPTVARGTDWKTGVCQALGFSDVHTLWGRINGSVRSYRDVDTPLMTAVERLIDFVTEPEG; via the coding sequence GTGACGCGCTCCTACCGTGATCCGTTGACCCCGCGGCCGCCCAGGGTGATTCCGGAGCTACCGGCCACCGGCGAGGTGGTCGCCGAGGACCCGCTGTCCGGCTTCTGCGGGCTCGTCGTCGCCTGCACGAACAGTGCGGTGACGCTGGAGGACCGGCACGGCAAGCGGCGCAACTTCCCGCTGACCGTCGGCGCCTTCCTGGTCGACGGGCAGCAGGTGACGCTGGTCCGGCCCAAGGCCGCCCCGGCCGCCCCGGCCCGCACCGCGTCCGGATCGCGGGCCGTCGCCGGGTTGCGGGCCCGGACCGCCCGGGCCAGCCGCATCTGGGTGGAGGGGGTGCACGACGCGGCCCTGGTGGAGCGGGTCTGGGGGCACGACCTGCGGGTCGAGGGGATCGTGGTGGAGCCGCTGGACGGGTTGGACAACCTGCCCGACGCCGTCGCCGAGTTCGGGCCGGGGCCGGGCCGGCGGGTCGGGGTGCTGGCCGATCACCTGGTCCCGGGGTCGAAGGAGAGTCGCATCGCGGCCACCGTCCAGTCCGGGCCGGCGAGCCGCTTCGTGCTGGTCACCGGTCACCCGTACATCGACATCTGGCAGGCCGTGCGGCCCTCCGCCGTCGGCATCGCGGCCTGGCCGACCGTTGCCCGCGGCACCGACTGGAAAACCGGTGTGTGCCAGGCGCTCGGATTCTCCGACGTGCACACGCTGTGGGGTCGCATCAACGGTTCGGTCCGCAGCTACCGGGATGTGGACACCCCGCTGATGACCGCCGTCGAGCGGCTGATCGACTTCGTCACCGAGCCGGAGGGCTGA
- a CDS encoding YbdD/YjiX family protein produces MTAQPVSIGSVRAAGSACGRAWRGLRWWVGSVLGDTAYARYVEHLRRTHPGEPVPTEREYWRQRYAEQDAHPGARCC; encoded by the coding sequence TTGACCGCCCAACCGGTTTCGATCGGTTCGGTCCGGGCCGCCGGGTCCGCCTGCGGGCGGGCCTGGCGGGGCCTGCGGTGGTGGGTGGGCTCGGTGCTGGGTGACACCGCGTACGCGCGGTACGTCGAGCATCTGCGCCGCACCCACCCCGGCGAGCCGGTCCCCACCGAACGCGAGTACTGGCGGCAGCGGTACGCCGAGCAGGACGCCCACCCGGGCGCCCGCTGCTGCTGA